One Streptomyces drozdowiczii DNA segment encodes these proteins:
- a CDS encoding HAD hydrolase-like protein translates to MSGTSRTRPSGSSTALSEAYDTALLDLDGVVYAGGQAIDHAVEALGTARDGGMHLAYVTNNALRTPAAVAEHLTELGVPAEATDVITSAQAVARLMADQLPAGARVLVIGGEGLRVALRERGLEPVESADDDPVAVVQGYGGPDLPWGRFAEASYAVNRGLPWFASNTDLTIPGARGIAPGNGAAVEVVRIATGAEPQVAGKPLPPMHRETVLRTGAERPLVVGDRLDTDIEGAFNGDVDSLLVLTGVTDAAQLVAAVPEHRPTYIDADLRGLLTGQPEVTEDGGGFCCGGWTASAGDGALVLEGDGDALDGLRALCAAAWSHAGDGACDLDADKAVARLKL, encoded by the coding sequence ATGAGCGGGACGAGCAGGACCAGGCCGAGCGGCAGCAGCACCGCGCTGAGTGAGGCGTACGACACGGCGCTGCTCGACCTCGACGGTGTCGTGTACGCGGGCGGGCAGGCGATCGACCACGCCGTCGAGGCGCTCGGCACGGCCCGGGACGGCGGGATGCACCTGGCGTACGTCACCAACAACGCGCTGCGCACCCCGGCCGCCGTCGCCGAGCACCTGACCGAGCTGGGCGTCCCGGCCGAGGCGACCGACGTGATCACCTCGGCGCAGGCGGTGGCCCGGCTGATGGCCGACCAGCTGCCCGCCGGGGCCCGGGTCCTGGTCATCGGCGGCGAGGGACTGCGCGTCGCGCTCCGCGAACGCGGCCTCGAACCCGTGGAGTCCGCCGACGACGACCCGGTCGCCGTGGTCCAGGGATACGGCGGCCCCGACCTGCCGTGGGGCCGCTTCGCGGAGGCGTCGTACGCGGTCAACCGCGGGCTGCCGTGGTTCGCGTCCAACACCGACCTGACGATCCCGGGCGCCCGGGGCATCGCGCCGGGCAACGGGGCGGCCGTCGAGGTCGTCCGTATCGCCACCGGCGCCGAACCGCAGGTCGCCGGGAAGCCGCTCCCGCCGATGCACCGCGAGACCGTGCTGCGCACCGGCGCCGAACGGCCGCTCGTCGTCGGTGACCGGCTGGACACCGACATCGAGGGAGCGTTCAACGGCGACGTCGACTCGCTGCTCGTGCTCACCGGGGTGACCGACGCGGCCCAGCTGGTGGCCGCCGTCCCCGAGCACCGGCCGACGTACATCGACGCGGACCTGCGCGGGCTGCTCACCGGACAGCCCGAGGTGACCGAGGACGGCGGGGGATTCTGCTGCGGCGGCTGGACGGCCTCCGCCGGGGACGGTGCGCTCGTGCTGGAGGGCGACGGCGACGCCCTCGACGGGCTGCGGGCGCTGTGCGCGGCGGCCTGGTCGCACGCCGGGGACGGGGCCTGTGACCTGGACGCGGACAAGGCCGTGGCCCGGCTGAAGCTGTGA
- a CDS encoding DUF1015 domain-containing protein has protein sequence MNQGLRLLPFRGLRYVPERVGSLAAVTSPPYDVVVRPDGLLHLESADPHNIVRLILPQAGTVAARNARAAATLDDWLAEGVLAPDPEPALYVYEQRDDEILQRGVIGALALSGPAEGVVLPHEDVMAHVVEDRADLMRATAAHLEPLLLTYRGDEDTATGATAVVERTVEREPLLCTTTEDGFRHRLWAVTDPAERAQIQADLARHQALIADGHHRWATYLRLREEHTDPGPWDYGLVLLVDTARYPLRVRAIHRLLRGLPVADALAALTGLFRIREVAGPLPEAMEALAGAAAEGNAFLLAGDGGFHLVDRPDEALLARTVPADRPAAWRTLDATVLHSALLDRVWRIPDDPAHIAYIHDTAAAVEQAERNGSTAVLMHPVREELVRDLARQGVTMPRKSTSFGPKPATGLVLRSLNLG, from the coding sequence ATGAACCAGGGACTGCGTCTGCTTCCGTTCCGTGGCCTGCGGTACGTCCCCGAGCGGGTCGGCAGCCTCGCCGCGGTGACGTCTCCCCCGTACGACGTGGTCGTGCGGCCCGACGGGCTGCTGCACCTGGAGTCGGCGGACCCGCACAACATCGTCCGGCTGATCCTGCCGCAGGCCGGCACGGTCGCCGCCCGCAACGCCCGGGCCGCCGCCACCCTGGACGACTGGCTCGCGGAGGGCGTCCTCGCCCCGGACCCCGAGCCCGCCCTGTACGTGTACGAGCAGCGCGACGACGAGATCCTGCAACGGGGCGTCATCGGCGCCCTGGCCCTGTCGGGGCCGGCCGAGGGCGTGGTGCTTCCGCACGAGGACGTCATGGCGCATGTGGTCGAGGACCGGGCCGACCTGATGCGCGCCACCGCAGCCCACCTGGAACCGCTGCTGCTGACGTACCGGGGTGACGAGGACACGGCGACGGGGGCGACCGCGGTGGTCGAGCGGACCGTCGAGCGGGAGCCGCTGCTCTGCACGACCACGGAGGACGGCTTCCGCCACCGGCTGTGGGCGGTCACCGATCCCGCCGAACGCGCGCAGATCCAGGCGGACCTGGCCCGGCACCAGGCGCTCATCGCGGACGGCCACCACCGCTGGGCCACCTATCTCAGGCTCCGGGAGGAGCACACGGACCCGGGCCCCTGGGACTACGGCCTGGTCCTCCTGGTGGACACCGCCCGCTACCCGCTCCGGGTCCGCGCCATCCACCGCCTGCTGCGCGGACTGCCCGTCGCGGACGCGCTGGCCGCGCTGACCGGCCTGTTCCGGATACGGGAGGTGGCGGGGCCGCTTCCGGAGGCGATGGAGGCCCTGGCCGGGGCGGCCGCCGAGGGCAACGCCTTCCTGCTCGCGGGCGACGGGGGCTTCCATCTGGTCGACCGCCCGGACGAGGCGCTGCTGGCCCGCACGGTCCCGGCGGACCGCCCGGCCGCCTGGCGCACCCTCGACGCGACGGTCCTGCACTCGGCGCTGCTCGACCGGGTGTGGCGCATCCCGGACGACCCGGCGCACATCGCGTACATCCACGACACCGCCGCCGCCGTGGAGCAGGCCGAGCGGAACGGTTCGACGGCGGTGCTGATGCATCCGGTGCGCGAGGAACTCGTCCGGGACCTGGCCCGCCAGGGCGTCACCATGCCCCGCAAGTCGACGTCGTTCGGCCCGAAGCCGGCGACGGGCCTGGTCCTGCGCAGCCTGAACCTGGGCTGA
- a CDS encoding FecCD family ABC transporter permease → MAVAVLVLVCLASIGIGAKALPFSDVWHGLFHYAGSGDDVLVREVRVPRTVLGLLVGAALGLAGAVMQALTRNPLAEPGILGVNAGASAAVVSAISFFGVTSLTGYVWFAFAGAAIVSVAVYFLGGSRSSTPVRLALAGTAVTAALYGYVNAVQLLDSAALDRLRFWTVGSLASANTETVGKVWPFIAAGVLLTVFIARPLNALEMGDDTARSLGANLTRTRVLAMLAVTLLCGAATAACGPIVFIGLMIPHLVRTLTGPDLRWILPYAAVLSPVLLLGADVVGRVIARPSELQVGIVTALIGGPVFIYLVRRKRMSQL, encoded by the coding sequence GTGGCCGTGGCCGTCCTCGTGCTGGTGTGTCTCGCGTCCATCGGGATCGGCGCCAAGGCGCTGCCGTTCTCCGACGTGTGGCACGGCCTGTTCCACTACGCGGGTAGCGGCGACGACGTCCTCGTACGCGAGGTCCGCGTCCCGCGCACCGTGCTGGGGCTCCTCGTGGGTGCCGCGCTGGGGCTCGCCGGGGCGGTGATGCAGGCGCTGACCCGCAACCCGCTCGCCGAGCCGGGCATCCTCGGTGTCAACGCGGGGGCCTCGGCCGCCGTCGTCTCCGCCATCAGCTTCTTCGGCGTGACCTCGCTGACCGGCTATGTGTGGTTCGCCTTCGCGGGCGCCGCGATCGTGTCGGTCGCCGTGTACTTCCTCGGCGGAAGCCGGTCCTCCACCCCGGTGCGGCTCGCGCTCGCCGGGACGGCTGTCACGGCCGCGCTGTACGGGTACGTCAACGCCGTACAGCTGCTGGACTCGGCGGCGCTGGACCGGCTGCGGTTCTGGACGGTCGGCTCGCTGGCCTCCGCGAACACGGAGACCGTCGGCAAGGTGTGGCCGTTCATCGCGGCGGGCGTCCTGCTGACCGTGTTCATCGCGCGCCCGCTCAACGCCCTGGAGATGGGCGACGACACGGCCAGGTCGCTGGGCGCGAACCTGACCCGGACCCGGGTGCTCGCGATGCTCGCGGTGACGCTGCTCTGCGGGGCGGCGACCGCCGCGTGCGGGCCGATCGTCTTCATCGGGCTGATGATCCCGCACCTGGTGCGCACCCTCACCGGTCCCGACCTGCGGTGGATCCTGCCGTACGCGGCGGTGCTCTCCCCGGTGCTGCTGCTCGGCGCGGACGTGGTCGGCCGGGTCATCGCCCGGCCCTCGGAGCTCCAGGTCGGCATCGTCACCGCGCTGATCGGCGGGCCCGTCTTCATCTACCTCGTACGACGCAAGAGGATGTCCCAGCTGTGA
- the recN gene encoding DNA repair protein RecN: MSVLEEMRIRSLGVIDDAVVELSPGFTAVTGETGAGKTMVVTSLGLLLGGRADPALVRIGAKAAVVEGRITVADGDAVALRAEEAGAEIEDGALLISRTVSAEGRSRAHLGGRSVPVGVLSELADELVAVHGQTDQQGLLKPARQRQALDRYAGDGVAGPLAKYAAAYRRLRDVAAELDELTTRARERAQEADLLRFGLNEIAAVEPLPGEDTELAAEAQRLGHADALASAAALAHTALAGNPEDPEALDATTVVAAARQALDGVRSHDPALASLADRVGEISILLADVSGELSGYADQLDADPLRLAAVEERRAALTALTRKYGEDITAVLAWAQEGAARLTELEGDDDRIGELTAERDALRAELSDLGQALTDARTAAAASFAEAVTEELASLAMPHARVSFDIRQTEAADEASGIENGGRNVAYGPSGADEVELLLAPHPGAQPRPIAKGASGGELSRVMLAVEVVFAGSDPVPTYLFDEVDAGVGGKAAVEVGRRLAKLAKSAQVVVVTHLPQVAAFADRQLLVEKTVDGSVTSSGVTVLEGEDRVRELSRMLAGQEDSETARAHAEELLATARADG; encoded by the coding sequence ATGTCCGTGTTGGAGGAGATGCGGATACGGTCGCTCGGGGTCATCGACGACGCGGTGGTGGAGCTGTCACCCGGCTTCACCGCGGTGACGGGTGAGACCGGCGCCGGCAAGACCATGGTCGTCACCAGCCTGGGGCTGCTGCTCGGCGGGCGTGCCGACCCCGCCCTGGTACGGATCGGCGCCAAGGCCGCGGTCGTCGAGGGCCGGATCACGGTGGCCGACGGCGACGCGGTGGCGCTGCGCGCCGAGGAGGCCGGGGCCGAGATCGAGGACGGGGCGCTGCTCATCAGCCGCACCGTCTCCGCCGAAGGGCGCTCCCGGGCGCACCTCGGCGGCAGATCCGTGCCCGTGGGCGTGCTGTCCGAGCTGGCCGACGAACTCGTCGCCGTGCACGGCCAGACCGACCAGCAGGGTCTGCTCAAGCCCGCCCGGCAGCGGCAGGCCCTCGACCGGTACGCGGGCGACGGCGTCGCCGGGCCGCTCGCCAAGTACGCGGCGGCCTACCGGCGGCTGCGGGACGTCGCGGCGGAGCTGGACGAGCTGACGACGCGCGCCCGCGAACGCGCCCAGGAGGCCGACCTCCTGCGCTTCGGGCTCAACGAGATCGCCGCCGTCGAACCCCTGCCCGGCGAGGACACCGAGCTGGCCGCCGAGGCCCAGCGGCTCGGCCACGCCGACGCGCTCGCCTCCGCCGCCGCCCTCGCGCACACCGCGCTGGCCGGCAACCCGGAGGACCCGGAGGCCCTGGACGCCACGACCGTGGTGGCCGCCGCCCGGCAGGCCCTCGACGGGGTGCGCTCGCACGACCCGGCGCTCGCCTCGCTGGCCGACCGGGTCGGCGAGATCTCCATCCTGCTCGCGGACGTCTCCGGCGAACTGTCCGGTTACGCGGACCAGCTGGACGCCGACCCGTTGCGGCTCGCCGCGGTCGAGGAGCGGCGCGCCGCGCTCACCGCGCTCACCCGCAAGTACGGCGAGGACATCACCGCCGTACTCGCCTGGGCGCAGGAGGGTGCGGCCCGGCTCACCGAGCTGGAGGGCGACGACGACCGGATCGGGGAGCTGACCGCCGAGCGGGACGCGCTGCGCGCCGAACTCTCGGACCTCGGGCAGGCCTTGACCGATGCCCGGACGGCCGCCGCCGCGTCCTTCGCGGAGGCGGTGACCGAGGAGCTGGCGTCGCTCGCCATGCCGCACGCGCGGGTGTCCTTCGACATCCGGCAGACCGAGGCGGCGGACGAGGCGTCCGGCATCGAGAACGGCGGCCGGAATGTGGCCTACGGCCCGTCCGGCGCGGACGAGGTCGAACTGCTGCTCGCCCCGCACCCCGGCGCCCAGCCCCGGCCGATCGCCAAGGGCGCGTCGGGCGGTGAGCTGTCCCGGGTGATGCTCGCGGTCGAGGTGGTCTTCGCGGGCTCCGACCCCGTACCCACGTACCTCTTCGACGAGGTCGACGCGGGCGTCGGCGGCAAGGCGGCCGTGGAGGTCGGGCGGCGGCTCGCCAAGCTGGCGAAATCCGCCCAGGTCGTGGTCGTCACGCACCTGCCCCAGGTGGCCGCGTTCGCGGACCGGCAGCTGCTGGTCGAGAAGACCGTGGACGGCTCGGTGACCAGCAGCGGGGTCACCGTCCTGGAGGGCGAGGACCGGGTGCGGGAGCTGTCCCGGATGCTCGCGGGCCAGGAGGACTCCGAGACGGCCCGCGCCCACGCGGAGGAACTCCTCGCCACGGCCCGCGCCGACGGATAG
- a CDS encoding SCP2 sterol-binding domain-containing protein — translation MATMAECRSALDRLSDNLAGADGDVRRAADLDRSLSCHIRDLDITFTGRLSGGRIRVLDTLEGPPREKAEIRLAMTGDDLVAMVDGDLNFAKAWASGRVRLEAGFRDLLKLKSLL, via the coding sequence ATGGCGACCATGGCGGAGTGCCGCAGCGCACTCGACAGACTTTCCGACAACCTCGCGGGGGCCGACGGCGACGTGCGCCGCGCCGCCGACCTGGACCGCTCGCTGAGCTGCCACATCCGCGACCTGGACATCACGTTCACCGGCCGCCTGTCCGGCGGCCGCATCCGGGTCCTGGACACGCTGGAGGGCCCACCCCGCGAAAAGGCCGAGATCCGCCTGGCGATGACCGGCGACGACCTGGTCGCCATGGTCGACGGCGACCTGAACTTCGCGAAGGCGTGGGCCTCGGGCCGGGTCCGCCTGGAGGCGGGCTTCAGAGACCTACTGAAACTGAAGTCACTGCTGTGA
- a CDS encoding tetratricopeptide repeat protein — protein sequence MSLPKTLAEDVARNLVMVARLIDEDPEQAYAYSRIALRLASRVAAVREAAGFAAYATQKYAEALAEFRAARRMTGSVELWPVMADCERGLGRPEKAMAMAGEPEVQKLDKAGQVEMRLVAAGARRDMGQLDAAIVTLQSPELASNAVHPWTPRLRYAYADALLEAGREDEAREWFGKALEADKDGATDASDRLAELDGVEFVDVLDDDEDEPVAADADRDDADEDGTSQA from the coding sequence CTGAGCCTGCCCAAGACGCTGGCCGAGGACGTCGCGCGGAACCTGGTCATGGTGGCCCGGCTCATCGACGAGGACCCCGAGCAGGCGTACGCGTACTCGCGCATCGCCCTCCGGCTCGCCTCGCGTGTCGCCGCCGTCCGCGAGGCCGCCGGTTTCGCCGCCTACGCGACCCAGAAGTACGCGGAGGCGCTGGCGGAGTTCCGGGCGGCCCGGCGGATGACCGGGTCCGTGGAGCTGTGGCCGGTCATGGCCGACTGCGAGCGCGGTCTCGGCCGGCCCGAGAAGGCCATGGCGATGGCCGGTGAGCCCGAGGTGCAGAAGCTGGACAAGGCCGGCCAGGTCGAGATGCGTCTCGTCGCCGCCGGGGCCCGGCGGGACATGGGGCAGCTCGACGCCGCCATCGTCACGCTCCAGAGCCCCGAGCTGGCCTCGAACGCCGTGCACCCGTGGACCCCGCGCCTGCGCTACGCGTACGCGGACGCGCTGCTCGAAGCGGGCCGCGAGGACGAGGCGCGCGAGTGGTTCGGCAAGGCCCTGGAGGCCGACAAGGACGGCGCCACCGACGCGTCCGACCGCCTCGCCGAGCTGGACGGTGTCGAGTTCGTGGACGTGCTGGACGACGACGAGGACGAGCCCGTCGCCGCCGACGCGGACCGGGACGACGCCGACGAGGACGGCACGTCCCAGGCGTAA
- a CDS encoding NAD kinase, whose amino-acid sequence MTTNAARTVFLLAHTGRPAAIRSAELVVQGLLRNGLGVRVLATEAADLPLPAAVKTVTDATPEVLNGCELLIVLGGDGTLLRGAELSRASGVPMLGVNLGRVGFLAEAERDDLDKVVDRVVTRAYTVEERMTIDVLVHSNGEVVHTDWALNEAAVQKMSAERMLEVVLEIDGRPVTGFGCDGIVCATPTGSTAYAFSAGGPVVWPEVEALLMVPISAHALFAKPLVTSPTSVLAVEVQPHTPHGVLWCDGRRTVELPSGARVEVRRGAVPVRLARLHQASFTDRLVAKFALPVSGWRGAPH is encoded by the coding sequence TTGACGACGAATGCGGCACGTACAGTCTTTCTTCTCGCGCACACCGGCCGCCCGGCCGCGATCCGCAGCGCCGAGCTCGTCGTGCAGGGGCTGCTGCGCAACGGCCTGGGCGTGCGGGTCCTCGCCACCGAGGCGGCCGACCTGCCCCTGCCCGCTGCCGTGAAGACGGTCACCGACGCCACGCCCGAGGTGCTCAACGGCTGTGAGCTGCTGATCGTCCTCGGCGGCGACGGGACGCTGCTGCGCGGCGCCGAACTCTCCCGCGCCTCCGGCGTGCCCATGCTCGGCGTCAACCTCGGCCGGGTCGGCTTCCTCGCCGAGGCCGAGCGCGACGACCTCGACAAGGTGGTCGACCGGGTCGTCACCCGGGCGTACACGGTCGAGGAGCGCATGACGATCGATGTCCTGGTGCACAGCAACGGCGAGGTCGTCCACACCGACTGGGCGCTCAACGAGGCGGCCGTGCAGAAGATGTCGGCCGAGCGGATGCTCGAAGTCGTCCTGGAGATCGACGGCCGCCCGGTGACCGGCTTCGGCTGCGACGGCATCGTGTGCGCGACGCCCACCGGCTCGACCGCGTACGCCTTCTCGGCCGGCGGGCCCGTCGTCTGGCCGGAGGTCGAGGCGCTGCTGATGGTCCCGATCAGCGCCCACGCCCTCTTCGCCAAGCCGCTCGTGACCTCGCCCACGTCGGTGCTCGCCGTCGAGGTCCAGCCGCACACCCCGCACGGAGTGCTGTGGTGCGACGGGCGCAGGACCGTCGAGCTGCCCTCCGGGGCGCGCGTCGAGGTGCGGCGCGGTGCCGTGCCCGTCCGGCTCGCCCGACTGCACCAGGCGTCGTTCACCGACCGCCTCGTCGCCAAGTTCGCCCTGCCCGTCTCGGGGTGGCGGGGCGCGCCCCACTGA
- a CDS encoding FecCD family ABC transporter permease — translation MKATTTKETARAVRPVRAVRTVGGYSFRMNVRAALVVLLLAVVAAGAAIVLIGSGDFSMTPDEVLTTLFGHGTFQQEFIVKDLRLPRVLVGLLVGGALGAGGAVFQTISRNPLGSPDVLGFGQGATVGALTVIVLFQGGANEVAAGAVVGGLLTGLAVYLLAWKRGVHGFRLVLVGIGAAAMLTAATQYLITKANLVDATRAVVWMTGSLDGRDWAQVWPLLVVCAVLLPLVYGHGPALRVMEMGDDAAYALGVRVERTRLLLMGAAVLLVAVATAAAGPIAFVSLSAPQLARRLTRSTGPNLVASTFMGAALLLVADWVALDAFGDRQLPVGVVTGVLGGCYLVWLLVTERKAGRI, via the coding sequence GTGAAGGCCACGACCACGAAGGAGACGGCACGCGCCGTCCGTCCGGTACGGGCCGTGCGGACGGTCGGCGGGTACTCGTTCCGGATGAACGTGCGGGCGGCCCTGGTCGTCCTGCTCCTGGCCGTCGTGGCGGCGGGCGCGGCGATCGTCCTCATCGGCAGCGGCGACTTCTCGATGACGCCCGACGAGGTCCTGACCACGCTCTTCGGCCACGGCACCTTCCAGCAGGAGTTCATCGTCAAGGACCTGCGGCTGCCGCGGGTCCTCGTCGGGCTCCTCGTCGGCGGGGCGCTCGGTGCCGGGGGCGCCGTCTTCCAGACCATCTCCCGCAACCCGCTCGGCAGCCCCGACGTGCTCGGCTTCGGGCAGGGCGCCACGGTCGGCGCGCTCACCGTGATCGTCCTCTTCCAGGGCGGCGCGAACGAGGTCGCGGCCGGTGCGGTCGTCGGCGGCCTGCTGACCGGTCTCGCCGTGTACCTGCTGGCGTGGAAGCGCGGGGTGCACGGCTTCCGGCTGGTGCTGGTGGGGATCGGGGCGGCGGCCATGCTGACCGCCGCCACCCAGTACCTGATCACCAAGGCGAACCTGGTCGACGCGACGCGCGCCGTCGTCTGGATGACCGGCTCGCTCGACGGCCGCGACTGGGCGCAGGTCTGGCCGCTGCTGGTCGTCTGCGCCGTGCTGCTCCCGCTGGTGTACGGACACGGGCCGGCCCTGCGCGTCATGGAGATGGGCGACGACGCGGCGTACGCGCTCGGGGTGCGGGTGGAACGCACCCGCCTGCTTCTCATGGGCGCCGCCGTGCTGCTCGTCGCCGTCGCCACGGCCGCCGCCGGGCCGATCGCCTTCGTCTCGCTGAGCGCCCCGCAGCTGGCGCGCCGGCTGACCCGGTCCACCGGCCCGAACCTGGTGGCCTCGACCTTCATGGGCGCGGCGCTCCTGCTCGTCGCGGACTGGGTCGCGCTCGACGCGTTCGGCGACCGCCAGCTGCCGGTGGGTGTCGTCACCGGGGTGCTCGGCGGCTGCTATCTGGTGTGGCTGCTGGTGACCGAGCGCAAGGCGGGGCGCATATGA
- a CDS encoding TlyA family RNA methyltransferase, translating to MAGVARRRLDAELVRRKLARSREHAGQLIAAGRVTVGGNTATKSATQVETSAAVVVTKDDSDPDYVSRGGHKLAGALAAFVPLGLEVEGRRALDAGASTGGFTDVLLRAGAAQVVAVDVGYGQLAWSLQSDERVVVKDRTNVRELTLEAIDGEPADLVVGDLSFIPLGLVLPALVRCTAPGADLVLMVKPQFEVGKERLGSGGVVRSPELRAEAVREVARRAWALGLGVRGVTASPLPGPSGNVEYFLWLRAGAPELDPADVDRAVAEGPR from the coding sequence GTGGCAGGAGTCGCCCGTCGCCGTCTCGACGCCGAGCTGGTACGCCGCAAGCTGGCCCGGTCGCGCGAGCACGCCGGCCAGCTGATCGCGGCGGGCCGGGTGACCGTCGGCGGCAACACCGCGACCAAATCGGCCACCCAGGTCGAGACCAGCGCCGCCGTCGTGGTCACCAAGGACGACAGCGACCCCGATTACGTCTCGCGCGGCGGCCACAAGCTGGCCGGCGCCCTCGCCGCCTTCGTCCCGCTCGGGCTGGAGGTGGAGGGCCGCCGGGCGCTGGACGCGGGCGCCTCGACCGGCGGGTTCACCGATGTGCTGCTGCGCGCCGGGGCCGCCCAGGTGGTGGCGGTGGACGTCGGCTACGGGCAGCTCGCCTGGTCGCTCCAGTCCGACGAGCGCGTCGTCGTCAAGGACCGCACCAACGTCCGGGAACTGACCCTGGAGGCCATCGACGGCGAGCCGGCCGACCTGGTGGTGGGCGACCTGTCGTTCATCCCGCTCGGGCTCGTGCTGCCGGCCCTGGTCCGCTGCACGGCCCCCGGCGCCGACCTGGTCCTCATGGTCAAGCCGCAGTTCGAGGTCGGCAAGGAACGGCTCGGCAGCGGCGGTGTGGTGCGCAGCCCCGAGCTGCGCGCCGAGGCGGTACGGGAAGTGGCCCGCCGGGCATGGGCGCTGGGCCTCGGGGTCCGGGGCGTGACGGCCAGCCCGCTGCCGGGGCCCTCCGGGAACGTCGAGTACTTTCTGTGGCTGCGGGCCGGGGCACCGGAACTCGATCCCGCGGATGTCGACCGTGCAGTGGCGGAGGGGCCCCGTTGA
- a CDS encoding ABC transporter ATP-binding protein, giving the protein MQRLTADSVTLGYDQRVIAENLSVEIPDHSFTVIVGPNACGKSTLLRALSRMLKPSRGQVLLDGQSIHGLPAKKVARTLGLLPQSSIAPEGITVADLVARGRYPHQGLLRQWSPEDERVVQESMEATGVGELADRYVDELSGGQRQRVWIAMALAQQTPLLLLDEPTTYLDIQHQIDVLDLCAELHETQGRTLVAVLHDLNHAARYATHLIAMRGGEIVAEGAPGEIVTAELVERVFGLRCQVIPDPETGTPLVVPAARVRGAEKTSSIAGRA; this is encoded by the coding sequence ATGCAGCGCCTCACCGCGGACTCGGTGACCCTCGGATACGACCAGCGGGTCATCGCGGAGAACCTTTCGGTCGAGATACCCGACCACTCGTTCACCGTGATCGTCGGCCCCAACGCCTGCGGCAAGTCGACGCTGCTCCGGGCGCTCTCCCGGATGCTGAAGCCGAGCCGGGGCCAGGTGCTGCTCGACGGGCAGTCGATCCACGGGCTGCCCGCGAAGAAGGTCGCCAGGACGCTGGGCCTGCTGCCGCAGTCCTCGATCGCGCCTGAGGGCATCACGGTCGCGGACCTCGTGGCGCGGGGGCGGTACCCGCACCAGGGGCTGCTGCGGCAGTGGTCGCCGGAGGACGAGCGGGTCGTCCAGGAGTCGATGGAGGCGACGGGCGTCGGTGAGCTGGCCGACCGCTATGTCGACGAACTGTCCGGCGGTCAGCGCCAGCGGGTCTGGATCGCGATGGCCCTCGCCCAGCAGACGCCGCTGCTGCTGCTGGACGAGCCGACGACGTACCTCGACATCCAGCACCAGATCGATGTGCTCGACCTGTGCGCCGAGCTGCACGAGACGCAGGGGCGGACCCTGGTGGCCGTCCTGCACGATCTGAACCACGCGGCGCGGTACGCCACGCATCTGATCGCGATGCGGGGCGGGGAGATCGTCGCGGAGGGGGCGCCGGGGGAGATCGTCACGGCGGAGCTGGTGGAGCGGGTGTTCGGGCTGCGGTGTCAGGTGATTCCGGATCCGGAGACGGGGACGCCGTTGGTCGTGCCGGCGGCTCGGGTGCGCGGGGCCGAAAAGACGTCCTCAATCGCCGGACGGGCTTGA